In one window of Streptomyces griseus subsp. griseus DNA:
- a CDS encoding ABC transporter permease — protein MRLYAVVAAGGFRRYATYRTATAAGVFTNTVFGFILAYTYIALWDARPQLGGYDMSQALAYVWIGQGLLAACAMMGGGFEDELMERIRTGDIAVDLYRPADLQLWWLAGDLGRAAFQLMGRGVVPMLVGALAFDVALPGSAWLWPAFLLSVLLGIVVSFAVRFLVALTAFWLLDGAGATQMAWLLGLFFSGMLLPLPLFPGLLGEVARILPWSSLLQIPADVYLGTYTGWGLVEAYAFQGAWAVGLLLAGRLLQGVATRRVVVQGG, from the coding sequence GTGCGGCTGTACGCAGTGGTGGCGGCGGGCGGGTTCCGGCGCTACGCCACGTACCGGACGGCGACGGCGGCGGGGGTGTTCACCAACACCGTCTTCGGCTTCATCCTGGCGTACACCTACATCGCCCTCTGGGACGCGAGACCGCAGCTCGGCGGGTACGACATGTCCCAGGCGCTGGCGTACGTCTGGATCGGGCAGGGGCTCCTGGCCGCCTGCGCCATGATGGGCGGCGGCTTCGAGGACGAGCTGATGGAGCGGATCCGCACCGGGGACATCGCCGTGGACCTGTACCGCCCGGCCGACCTCCAGCTGTGGTGGCTGGCGGGGGACCTGGGCCGGGCCGCGTTCCAGCTGATGGGGCGCGGGGTGGTGCCGATGCTCGTGGGGGCGCTCGCCTTCGACGTCGCGCTCCCCGGCTCGGCGTGGCTCTGGCCCGCGTTCCTGCTCTCCGTCCTGCTGGGGATCGTCGTGAGCTTCGCCGTGCGCTTCCTGGTCGCGCTGACGGCGTTCTGGCTGCTGGACGGGGCGGGCGCGACCCAGATGGCCTGGCTGCTGGGGCTGTTCTTCTCCGGGATGCTGCTGCCGCTCCCGCTCTTCCCCGGGCTCCTGGGCGAAGTGGCCCGCATCCTGCCGTGGTCCTCGCTGCTCCAGATCCCGGCCGATGTGTACCTCGGCACGTACACGGGGTGGGGGCTGGTGGAGGCGTACGCGTTCCAGGGCGCCTGGGCGGTGGGTCTGCTGCTGGCGGGGCGGCTGCTCCAAGGCGTGGCGACGAGGAGGGTGGTGGTGCAGGGTGGCTGA
- a CDS encoding transglycosylase domain-containing protein produces MSDEHQTWAPRDPSAASASPGDGEGAQGSASGNGKKKGRTKRPKRTGWRRLFPTWRMVLGAVLVAGLLLVGGFFAGYQLVDIPAANAGADAQSNVYLYKDGTVLARDGEVNREKIKLSQVPSEVQHAVLAAEDRDFYHQPAVDVRAMFRAGWNTVTGKGKQGGSTITQQYVKNYYLGQERTVVRKAKEFFIAIKLNREQSKDQIFEGYLNTSYFGRNAYGIQAAAQAYYGKNVEDLTTAEGAYLASLLNAPSQYDVVAHPGNKAAALDRWNYVLDGMVKEKWLDPGERSTTEFPVPGEAKPSTGLSGQRGYLVQAVEDYLTGNGIIDEKTLATGGHRITTTLDKKKQDAFVAAVRDNVMKKRSGDREADKNVRVGGASIVPETGEVVAMYGGVDYTQQYVNNATRRDYQVGSTFKPFVFTAAVANDSTTQDGRPITPETYYDGTNKRTVQGPQGSTGYDPANEDDVDYGQITVRTATDKSVNAVYAQMAQDVGPEKVRETAVALGIPKATPDLTASPSIALGPATASVLDLTEAYATLANHGRHGPYTLVDKVTKDGTEIELPDRKTEQTVTREAADTTTALLRSVVEGGTGSAAQAVGRPAVGKTGTAEEDKAAWFAGYTPDLATVVAVMGQNPESGVQTPLYGALGLDRVNGGGAPAETWAAYTEAALRSSPAKEFDLETAPGSDEPQEPGEDGTDSSTGPATPDDTPSSTAPSPPADTTTPSAPTSSAPPADDTSSTGTTGGATGGADGGGATGGDGGTGSGTEGGTDGGTDDSGTGTLGGNFIEGVRGARYPG; encoded by the coding sequence ATGAGCGACGAGCACCAGACCTGGGCCCCTCGGGACCCCTCAGCCGCCTCCGCGAGCCCCGGGGACGGCGAGGGCGCGCAGGGGAGCGCATCCGGGAACGGGAAGAAGAAGGGGCGCACGAAACGCCCCAAGCGGACCGGGTGGCGCCGCCTCTTCCCGACCTGGCGGATGGTCCTCGGGGCCGTCCTGGTGGCCGGCCTCCTGCTCGTCGGCGGGTTCTTCGCCGGGTACCAGCTCGTCGACATCCCGGCCGCCAACGCCGGAGCCGACGCGCAGTCCAACGTCTACCTCTACAAGGACGGCACCGTCCTGGCCCGCGACGGAGAGGTGAACCGGGAGAAGATCAAGCTCTCCCAGGTGCCCTCCGAGGTCCAGCACGCCGTACTCGCCGCCGAGGACCGCGACTTCTACCACCAGCCCGCCGTCGATGTGCGGGCCATGTTCCGGGCCGGCTGGAACACCGTGACCGGCAAGGGCAAGCAGGGCGGCTCCACCATCACCCAGCAGTACGTCAAGAACTACTACCTCGGCCAGGAACGGACCGTCGTCCGCAAGGCCAAGGAGTTCTTCATCGCGATCAAGCTCAACCGCGAGCAGAGCAAGGACCAGATCTTCGAGGGCTACCTCAACACCAGCTACTTCGGCCGCAACGCCTACGGCATCCAGGCCGCCGCCCAGGCGTACTACGGCAAGAACGTCGAGGACCTCACCACCGCCGAAGGCGCGTACCTCGCCTCCCTGCTCAACGCCCCCAGCCAGTACGACGTCGTCGCCCACCCCGGCAACAAGGCCGCCGCCCTGGACCGCTGGAACTACGTCCTGGACGGCATGGTCAAGGAGAAGTGGCTGGACCCGGGCGAGCGGTCCACGACCGAGTTCCCCGTCCCCGGCGAGGCCAAGCCCTCCACCGGCCTCTCCGGCCAGCGCGGCTACCTGGTGCAGGCCGTCGAGGACTACCTCACCGGCAACGGGATCATCGACGAGAAGACCCTCGCCACCGGCGGCCACCGCATCACCACCACCCTCGACAAGAAGAAGCAGGACGCCTTCGTCGCGGCGGTCAGGGACAACGTGATGAAGAAGCGGAGCGGCGACCGCGAGGCCGACAAGAACGTGCGCGTCGGCGGCGCCTCCATCGTCCCGGAGACCGGCGAGGTCGTCGCGATGTACGGCGGCGTCGACTACACCCAGCAGTACGTCAACAACGCCACCCGCCGCGACTACCAGGTCGGCTCCACCTTCAAGCCGTTCGTCTTCACCGCCGCCGTCGCCAACGACTCCACCACCCAGGACGGCCGGCCCATCACCCCGGAGACGTACTACGACGGCACCAACAAGCGGACCGTCCAGGGCCCCCAGGGCTCCACCGGCTACGACCCCGCCAACGAGGACGACGTCGACTACGGGCAGATCACCGTCCGCACCGCCACCGACAAGTCCGTCAACGCCGTCTACGCGCAGATGGCGCAGGACGTCGGCCCGGAGAAGGTGCGCGAGACCGCGGTCGCCCTCGGTATCCCCAAGGCCACCCCCGACCTCACCGCCTCCCCCTCCATCGCGCTCGGCCCCGCCACCGCCAGCGTCCTGGACCTCACCGAGGCGTACGCGACCCTCGCCAACCACGGCCGGCACGGCCCGTACACCCTCGTCGACAAGGTCACCAAGGACGGCACCGAGATCGAACTGCCCGACCGCAAGACCGAGCAGACCGTCACCCGCGAGGCCGCCGACACCACCACCGCCCTCCTGCGCTCCGTCGTCGAGGGCGGCACCGGCTCCGCCGCGCAGGCCGTCGGCCGCCCCGCCGTCGGCAAGACGGGCACCGCCGAGGAGGACAAGGCCGCCTGGTTCGCCGGGTACACCCCGGACCTCGCGACCGTCGTCGCCGTGATGGGCCAGAACCCCGAATCCGGCGTCCAGACCCCGCTGTACGGAGCCCTCGGCCTGGACCGCGTCAACGGCGGCGGTGCCCCCGCCGAGACCTGGGCCGCCTACACGGAGGCGGCCCTGCGCTCCTCCCCGGCCAAGGAGTTCGACCTCGAAACGGCCCCCGGCTCCGACGAACCGCAGGAGCCGGGCGAGGACGGGACCGACAGCTCCACCGGCCCGGCCACCCCGGACGACACCCCCTCCAGCACCGCCCCCAGCCCCCCGGCCGACACCACCACCCCCTCCGCCCCCACCTCCTCCGCCCCGCCGGCCGACGACACCAGCAGCACCGGAACCACCGGCGGCGCGACAGGAGGCGCGGACGGGGGCGGGGCGACCGGCGGCGACGGCGGTACGGGGAGCGGCACGGAGGGCGGTACAGACGGCGGCACCGACGACAGCGGTACGGGGACGCTCGGCGGGAACTTCATCGAAGGGGTCCGCGGGGCCCGCTATCCGGGCTGA
- a CDS encoding DMT family transporter → MAWVLLIVAGLLEVGWSIGMKFTEGFTRLWPSVFTGLGIVASMVLLSHAAKTLPIGTAYGVWVGIGAAGAAVLGMVVLNEPVTAARIFFVCLLLVAVVGLKATSGH, encoded by the coding sequence ATGGCCTGGGTTCTGCTGATCGTCGCCGGTCTGCTCGAAGTCGGCTGGTCGATCGGGATGAAGTTCACCGAGGGGTTCACCCGGCTCTGGCCGAGCGTGTTCACCGGTCTCGGGATCGTGGCGAGCATGGTGCTGCTGTCGCATGCCGCGAAGACGCTGCCGATCGGTACGGCGTACGGCGTGTGGGTCGGCATCGGCGCCGCCGGTGCGGCGGTCCTCGGCATGGTCGTGCTGAACGAGCCGGTGACCGCCGCCCGGATCTTCTTCGTCTGTCTGCTGCTGGTCGCCGTGGTGGGTCTCAAGGCGACCTCCGGGCACTGA
- a CDS encoding GroES family chaperonin, producing MLHDRVLVRNDTAEGERRSGGGILIPATAAVGRRLAWAVVVAVGQNVRTVEPGDRVLYDPEDRAEVEVRGVAYVLMRERDLHAVAADRFEGSVDSTGLYL from the coding sequence ATGCTGCACGACCGTGTCCTGGTGCGGAACGACACCGCCGAGGGCGAGCGGCGCTCCGGCGGCGGCATCCTGATCCCGGCGACGGCCGCGGTGGGCCGTCGGCTCGCCTGGGCCGTGGTGGTCGCGGTCGGCCAGAACGTGCGGACGGTGGAGCCCGGCGACCGGGTGCTGTACGACCCGGAGGACCGTGCCGAGGTCGAGGTGCGGGGGGTGGCGTACGTGCTGATGCGCGAGCGCGACCTGCACGCGGTGGCGGCGGACCGGTTCGAGGGTTCGGTGGACTCGACCGGGCTGTATCTGTAG
- a CDS encoding DUF3618 domain-containing protein — protein sequence MSDARTPAQIEADIISRREQLAVVLDEIGVRVHPKTIIGDAKAKAAQSVDRTAGRAFVAVNRSVSQVKAQFVAEDGSPRLERVVPAALLVVGVVGLLTVSKRRRK from the coding sequence GTGTCGGATGCCAGGACCCCTGCGCAGATCGAGGCGGACATCATCAGCAGGCGTGAGCAGCTCGCTGTGGTGCTGGACGAGATCGGGGTGCGGGTACACCCGAAGACGATCATCGGAGACGCGAAGGCGAAGGCGGCCCAGTCCGTGGACCGGACGGCCGGCCGCGCGTTCGTGGCGGTGAATCGCTCGGTGTCACAGGTGAAGGCGCAGTTCGTCGCGGAGGACGGTTCGCCGCGGCTGGAGCGGGTGGTTCCCGCCGCACTGCTGGTGGTGGGTGTGGTGGGGCTGCTCACCGTCTCCAAGCGCCGCCGGAAGTGA
- the bcp gene encoding thioredoxin-dependent thiol peroxidase, with protein MSERLKPGDPAPAFALPDADGNEVSLADHKGRKVIVYFYPAALTPGCTKQACDFTDNLDLLAGAGYDVIGVSPDKPEKLAKFREQENLKVTLVGDPSKETLEAYGAFGEKKLYGKVVTGVIRSTVVVDEDGKVEHAFYNVKATGHVAKIIRDLGI; from the coding sequence ATGAGCGAGCGACTCAAGCCCGGCGACCCCGCTCCCGCCTTCGCCCTTCCCGACGCCGACGGCAACGAGGTCTCGCTCGCGGACCACAAGGGCCGCAAGGTCATCGTCTACTTCTACCCGGCTGCTCTTACCCCCGGTTGCACCAAGCAGGCCTGCGACTTCACCGACAACCTCGACCTGCTCGCGGGCGCCGGCTACGACGTCATCGGCGTCTCCCCCGACAAGCCGGAGAAGCTCGCCAAGTTCCGCGAGCAGGAGAACCTCAAGGTCACGCTGGTCGGCGACCCGTCCAAGGAGACTCTGGAGGCGTACGGCGCCTTCGGCGAGAAGAAGCTGTACGGCAAAGTGGTGACGGGCGTCATCCGCTCCACCGTCGTCGTCGACGAGGACGGCAAGGTGGAGCACGCCTTCTACAACGTCAAGGCGACGGGCCACGTGGCCAAGATCATCAGGGATCTGGGCATCTGA
- the proP gene encoding glycine betaine/L-proline transporter ProP has protein sequence MAAPDPHQAADPEAVKRHPTLFRAVRKRKNPKLRRTDITVTDDAAVKRAVKAASLGNAMEWFDFGIYSYLAVTIGHVFFPSGNETTQLLSSFATFAVAFLVRPLGGMFFGPMGDKIGRKKVLALTMILMAVGTFAIGLIPSHQTIGVWAAVLLIFFRMLQGFSTGGEYGGASTFIAEYAPDKRRGFFGSFLEFGTLAGYVCAAGLVTALYALLDTAQMESWGWRIPFLVAGPLGLVGLYLRLRLDETPAFQKLEGGTAHASEAADGVETTAKGDLAKIFRQYWPTLILCICLVGAYNITDYMLLSYMPTYLSDELGYSETHGLLILLAVMLFLMAIISQVGKLSDRFGRKPLLMTGMLGFLFLSLPAFLLIRIDGILPITVGMLMLGLSLVCMLGTMSAALPALFPTNVRYGSLSVGYNLSASIFGGTTPLVITALISWTGSNLMPAYYAMAAALVGVIAVACMKETAQQPLIGSPPSVETDEEAAELVQAQTPEPKF, from the coding sequence ATGGCGGCCCCCGACCCCCACCAGGCGGCCGACCCCGAAGCGGTCAAGCGCCACCCCACGCTCTTCCGGGCCGTCCGCAAACGCAAGAACCCCAAGCTGCGCCGTACGGACATCACCGTCACCGACGACGCGGCGGTGAAGCGCGCGGTGAAGGCCGCCTCGCTGGGCAACGCCATGGAGTGGTTCGACTTCGGTATCTACTCCTATCTGGCCGTCACCATCGGACATGTGTTCTTCCCGTCCGGGAACGAGACGACGCAGCTCCTCTCCTCCTTCGCGACCTTCGCGGTGGCCTTCCTCGTACGGCCGCTCGGCGGGATGTTCTTCGGCCCCATGGGCGACAAGATCGGCCGTAAGAAGGTCCTCGCGCTGACGATGATCCTGATGGCGGTCGGCACGTTCGCCATCGGACTGATCCCCTCGCACCAGACGATCGGCGTATGGGCCGCCGTCCTGCTGATCTTCTTCCGGATGCTCCAGGGCTTCTCGACGGGCGGTGAGTACGGGGGTGCGTCCACGTTCATCGCGGAGTACGCCCCCGACAAGCGACGCGGCTTCTTCGGCAGCTTCCTGGAGTTCGGGACGCTGGCGGGCTACGTGTGCGCGGCGGGCCTGGTGACGGCCCTGTACGCCCTCCTGGACACGGCCCAGATGGAGTCCTGGGGCTGGCGCATCCCGTTCCTCGTCGCGGGCCCGCTGGGCCTGGTCGGCCTCTATCTGCGACTGCGCCTGGACGAGACCCCGGCCTTCCAGAAGCTGGAGGGCGGCACGGCGCACGCGAGCGAGGCGGCGGACGGCGTGGAGACCACCGCCAAGGGCGACCTGGCGAAGATCTTCCGCCAGTACTGGCCGACGCTGATCCTCTGCATCTGCCTGGTGGGCGCATACAACATCACCGACTACATGCTGCTGTCGTACATGCCGACGTACCTCTCCGACGAGCTCGGCTACAGCGAGACGCACGGGCTGCTGATCCTGCTGGCGGTGATGCTGTTCCTGATGGCGATCATCAGCCAGGTCGGCAAGCTCTCCGACCGCTTCGGCCGCAAGCCGCTGCTGATGACCGGCATGCTGGGCTTCCTCTTCCTCTCCCTCCCCGCGTTCCTCCTCATCCGGATCGACGGCATCCTCCCGATCACGGTCGGCATGCTGATGCTGGGCCTCTCCCTGGTCTGCATGCTCGGCACGATGTCGGCGGCCCTGCCCGCCCTGTTCCCGACGAACGTCCGCTACGGCTCCCTCTCCGTCGGCTACAACCTCTCCGCGTCGATCTTCGGCGGCACGACCCCGCTGGTGATCACGGCCCTGATCAGCTGGACGGGCTCCAACCTGATGCCCGCGTACTACGCGATGGCGGCGGCCCTGGTCGGCGTGATCGCGGTCGCCTGCATGAAGGAGACCGCCCAGCAGCCCCTGATCGGCTCCCCACCGTCGGTGGAGACGGACGAGGAGGCGGCGGAACTGGTGCAGGCACAGACGCCGGAGCCGAAGTTCTGA
- the rdgB gene encoding RdgB/HAM1 family non-canonical purine NTP pyrophosphatase encodes MTRLILATRNAGKITELHAILADAGLDLDLVGADAYPDIPDVKETGVTFAENALLKAHALARATGHPAIADDSGLCVDVLGGAPGIFSARWSGTHGDDRANLDLLLAQLGDIADAHRGAYFTCAAALALPDGTERVVEGRLNGTLRHIPSGTGGFGYDPILQPEGETRTCAELTPAEKNAISHRGKAFRALVPVVRELVG; translated from the coding sequence ATGACGCGCCTGATCCTCGCCACCCGCAACGCCGGGAAAATCACCGAACTGCACGCCATCCTCGCCGACGCGGGCCTCGACCTCGACCTCGTCGGCGCGGACGCGTACCCCGACATCCCCGACGTCAAGGAGACCGGCGTCACCTTCGCCGAGAACGCGCTCCTCAAGGCCCACGCCCTGGCCCGGGCCACCGGCCACCCGGCGATCGCCGACGACTCCGGCCTCTGTGTCGACGTCCTCGGCGGCGCCCCCGGCATCTTCTCGGCCCGCTGGTCCGGCACCCACGGCGACGACCGGGCCAACCTTGACCTGCTCCTGGCCCAGCTCGGCGACATCGCCGACGCCCACCGTGGCGCGTACTTCACCTGCGCCGCCGCCCTGGCCCTCCCCGACGGCACCGAACGCGTCGTCGAGGGCCGCCTGAACGGCACCCTCCGCCACATCCCGTCCGGCACAGGAGGCTTCGGCTATGACCCGATCCTCCAGCCGGAGGGCGAGACCCGCACGTGCGCGGAGCTGACCCCGGCGGAGAAGAACGCGATCAGCCACCGCGGGAAGGCGTTCCGGGCGTTGGTGCCGGTGGTGCGGGAGTTGGTGGGGTGA
- the rph gene encoding ribonuclease PH produces the protein MSRIDGRTPEQLRPVTIERGWSKHAEGSVLISFGDTKVFCTASVTEGVPRWRKGSGEGWVTAEYSMLPRSTNTRGDREAVRGKIGGRTHEISRLIGRSLRAVIDYKALGENTIVLDCDVLQADGGTRTAAITGAYVALADAVTWAQGKKIVKAGRKPLTDTVAAISVGIVDSTPLLDLCYEEDVRAETDMNVVCTGDGRFVEVQGTAEGAPFDRKELGALLDLATAGCVDLAALQRDALAATRSA, from the coding sequence ATGTCTCGCATCGACGGCCGCACCCCCGAACAGCTCCGCCCCGTCACCATCGAACGCGGCTGGAGCAAGCACGCCGAGGGCTCAGTCCTCATCTCCTTCGGCGACACCAAAGTCTTCTGCACCGCCTCCGTCACCGAAGGCGTCCCGCGCTGGCGCAAGGGCAGCGGCGAGGGCTGGGTCACCGCCGAGTACTCCATGCTGCCCCGCTCCACCAACACCCGCGGCGACCGCGAAGCCGTACGCGGCAAGATCGGCGGACGCACCCACGAGATCAGCCGCCTGATCGGCCGTTCGCTGCGCGCGGTCATCGACTACAAGGCCCTCGGCGAGAACACCATCGTCCTGGACTGCGACGTCCTCCAGGCCGACGGTGGCACCCGTACGGCCGCCATCACCGGCGCGTACGTCGCCCTCGCCGACGCCGTCACCTGGGCCCAGGGCAAGAAGATCGTCAAGGCCGGCCGCAAGCCGCTCACCGACACCGTCGCCGCGATCAGCGTCGGCATCGTCGACTCCACCCCGCTGCTCGACCTCTGCTACGAGGAGGACGTCCGCGCCGAGACCGACATGAACGTCGTCTGCACCGGCGACGGCCGCTTCGTCGAGGTCCAGGGCACCGCCGAGGGCGCCCCCTTCGACCGCAAGGAGCTCGGCGCGCTGCTGGACCTGGCCACCGCGGGCTGCGTGGACCTCGCCGCGCTCCAGCGCGACGCACTCGCGGCCACGCGGAGCGCGTAG
- a CDS encoding glucose PTS transporter subunit EIIB, giving the protein MATKAEKIVAGLGGIDNIDEIEGCITRLRTEVHNADLVDEAALKAAGAHGVVKMGTAIQVVIGTDADPIAADIEDMM; this is encoded by the coding sequence ATGGCCACCAAGGCTGAGAAGATCGTCGCCGGGCTCGGCGGCATCGACAACATCGACGAGATCGAAGGCTGCATCACCCGCCTCCGCACCGAGGTCCACAACGCCGACCTGGTGGACGAGGCCGCGCTGAAGGCCGCCGGCGCCCACGGCGTCGTCAAGATGGGCACCGCGATCCAGGTCGTCATCGGCACCGACGCCGACCCCATCGCCGCCGACATCGAAGACATGATGTGA
- a CDS encoding PTS transporter subunit EIIC codes for MSSSAAAAPQPKWWNGPVQGLQKVGRSLQLPVAVLPAAGLLVSLGNLFDSYLHGAFWDKTSKVLLNGGTAILDGQVGLPLLFCIGVAIGFAKKADGSTALAAVVGFLVYRGVLTAFPMDGTVTDDLPDGEPQNPGVLGGILIGLLTAVVWQRYHRTKLVDWLGFFNGRRLVPILMAFLCVILGVAFGLLWQPVGDGLTWFSKQLIGLGSWGAAIFGFANRLLIPIGMHQFLNTFFWFQAGEFTGADGATVQGDISRFFAEDPSAGQFTSGFFPIMMFGLPAAALAITHCARPERRKEVGGLMVSVALTSFVTGVTEPLEFSFMFVAPLLYGVHAVLTGASMGITWLLGVHAGFSFSAGLIDYVVNWHLDTKPWLIIPIGACFAVIYYVIFRFAITKFDLKTPGREPEEIEREIEKDLTK; via the coding sequence ATGAGTTCGAGCGCCGCTGCGGCACCGCAGCCAAAATGGTGGAACGGGCCGGTCCAGGGTTTGCAGAAGGTCGGCCGCTCCCTCCAGCTCCCGGTGGCCGTCCTCCCGGCGGCGGGTCTGCTCGTCAGCCTCGGAAACCTCTTCGACTCCTATCTGCACGGCGCCTTCTGGGACAAGACCTCCAAGGTCCTGCTCAACGGCGGCACCGCGATCCTCGACGGCCAGGTCGGCCTGCCACTCCTCTTCTGCATCGGCGTGGCCATCGGCTTCGCGAAGAAGGCGGACGGCTCCACGGCGCTCGCGGCGGTGGTCGGCTTCCTCGTCTACCGGGGCGTCCTGACGGCCTTCCCCATGGACGGGACGGTCACGGACGATCTTCCCGACGGCGAACCGCAGAACCCCGGCGTCCTCGGCGGCATCCTGATCGGCCTGCTGACCGCGGTGGTCTGGCAGCGCTACCACCGCACCAAGCTGGTGGACTGGCTCGGCTTCTTCAACGGCCGGCGGCTGGTGCCGATCCTGATGGCGTTCCTCTGCGTGATCCTGGGCGTGGCGTTCGGGCTGCTGTGGCAGCCGGTGGGCGACGGACTGACGTGGTTCTCCAAGCAGCTGATCGGCCTCGGCTCATGGGGCGCGGCGATCTTCGGCTTCGCGAACCGGCTGCTGATCCCGATCGGCATGCACCAGTTCCTGAACACGTTCTTCTGGTTCCAGGCGGGTGAGTTCACCGGGGCGGACGGCGCGACCGTCCAGGGCGACATCTCCCGGTTCTTCGCCGAGGACCCGTCGGCCGGCCAGTTCACCTCGGGCTTCTTCCCGATCATGATGTTCGGCCTGCCGGCCGCCGCCCTGGCCATCACCCACTGCGCGCGGCCCGAGCGCCGCAAGGAGGTGGGCGGTCTGATGGTGTCGGTGGCGCTGACGTCGTTCGTGACCGGCGTGACCGAGCCGCTGGAGTTCTCGTTCATGTTCGTCGCACCGCTGCTGTACGGCGTGCACGCGGTGCTCACCGGGGCCTCCATGGGCATCACCTGGCTGCTGGGGGTGCATGCCGGGTTCAGCTTCTCGGCCGGGTTGATCGACTACGTCGTCAACTGGCATCTGGACACGAAACCGTGGCTGATCATCCCGATCGGTGCGTGCTTCGCCGTGATCTACTACGTGATCTTCCGCTTCGCTATCACCAAGTTCGACCTCAAGACACCGGGCCGCGAGCCGGAGGAGATCGAGCGGGAGATCGAGAAGGATCTCACGAAGTAG
- a CDS encoding PTS transporter subunit EIIC, translating into MTTAETAPAAEKKKGAGAMAVMQRIGRSLMLPVAVLPAAALLVRLGNGDMLGRESFPTFITKLAGYMAAGGGAILDNMPLLFAVGIAIGFAKKSDGSTALAAVTGYLVFQKVLATFTDSNLPQVASVADGKIVMSDAPVNAGVLGGVVMGIVVALLYQKFYRTKLPDWAGFFSGRRLVPILSAFAGLLIGIVFGLIWPVLGAGLHNFGEWLVGSGAVGAGIFGVANRALIPVGMHHLLNSFPWFQAGEYNGAHGDIARFLAGDPNAGQFMTGFFPIMMFALPAACLAIVHCARPERRKVVGGMMFSLALTSFVTGVTEPIEFTFMFIAPVLYAIHAVLTGVSMALTWALGMKDGFGFSAGLVDFLLNLGIASKPWLLVLVGLCFAVVYYVVFRFAIVKFNLPTPGRESDEELAELQKAEAK; encoded by the coding sequence ATGACCACGGCTGAGACCGCACCCGCGGCCGAGAAGAAGAAGGGCGCCGGCGCGATGGCCGTCATGCAGCGCATCGGCCGCAGCCTCATGCTGCCGGTCGCCGTGCTGCCGGCCGCCGCGCTCCTGGTCCGCCTCGGCAACGGCGACATGCTGGGGCGCGAGTCGTTCCCGACCTTCATCACGAAGCTCGCCGGCTACATGGCCGCGGGCGGTGGCGCGATCCTCGACAACATGCCGCTGCTCTTCGCCGTCGGTATCGCGATCGGCTTCGCGAAGAAGTCGGACGGCTCCACCGCACTGGCCGCCGTCACCGGTTACCTCGTCTTCCAGAAGGTGCTCGCCACCTTCACGGACAGCAACCTGCCCCAGGTCGCCAGCGTGGCCGACGGCAAGATCGTGATGAGCGACGCCCCCGTCAACGCCGGTGTCCTCGGCGGTGTCGTGATGGGCATAGTCGTGGCCCTGCTGTACCAGAAGTTCTACCGGACGAAGCTTCCCGACTGGGCCGGCTTCTTCAGCGGCCGCCGCCTGGTCCCGATCCTCTCCGCCTTCGCGGGTCTGCTCATCGGTATCGTCTTCGGTCTGATCTGGCCGGTGCTCGGCGCCGGTCTGCACAACTTCGGTGAGTGGCTCGTCGGCTCCGGCGCGGTCGGCGCGGGCATCTTCGGTGTCGCCAACCGTGCGCTGATCCCGGTCGGCATGCACCACCTGCTGAACTCCTTCCCGTGGTTCCAGGCGGGCGAGTACAACGGCGCCCACGGTGACATCGCCCGCTTCCTGGCCGGTGACCCGAACGCCGGACAGTTCATGACCGGCTTCTTCCCGATCATGATGTTCGCCCTCCCGGCGGCCTGCCTCGCGATCGTCCACTGTGCCCGCCCCGAGCGCCGCAAGGTCGTCGGCGGCATGATGTTCTCCCTGGCGCTGACCTCGTTCGTCACCGGTGTGACCGAGCCGATCGAGTTCACGTTCATGTTCATCGCCCCGGTGCTGTACGCGATCCACGCGGTGCTGACCGGTGTGTCGATGGCCCTGACCTGGGCGCTCGGCATGAAGGACGGCTTCGGCTTCTCCGCCGGTCTGGTCGACTTCCTGCTGAACCTCGGCATCGCGTCGAAGCCCTGGCTGCTGGTCCTGGTCGGCCTCTGCTTCGCGGTGGTCTACTACGTGGTCTTCCGCTTCGCGATCGTCAAGTTCAACCTCCCGACCCCGGGCCGGGAGTCGGACGAGGAGCTCGCCGAGCTGCAGAAGGCCGAGGCGAAGTAG